A part of Hydrogenobacter sp. T-8 genomic DNA contains:
- a CDS encoding TIGR00269 family protein, which translates to MRRCQRCGQKAVVYLPQHRLSLCKEHYIEWYLKRVESTIREFKMFGKGDRVLVAVSGGKDSLSLWDALQRLGYRVEGLYIDLGIGEYSQRSRLACERFARERGLELYVLELRKEIATIPEIKEVESRPACSFCGQLKRYYMNRFAREKGYHVIATGHNLDDESATLLSNVLSWNMGYLSRQFPVLLEGDGFVRKVKPLVKFTEKENALYAFLSDIEYVEEECPFSEGASSIEYKRILSQIEEKSPGTKLRFYMDFLRRLHSLLRSEEVNLRPCRVCGEPTSAEVCSVCRLRERLSSRLLSSSPSS; encoded by the coding sequence ATGCGTAGGTGTCAAAGGTGCGGACAAAAGGCGGTAGTGTATCTCCCTCAGCATAGGCTTTCTCTTTGCAAGGAGCACTACATAGAGTGGTATCTCAAAAGGGTAGAGTCCACCATAAGAGAGTTCAAAATGTTCGGTAAGGGTGATAGGGTCCTTGTTGCAGTCTCTGGCGGGAAAGATAGCCTTTCTCTGTGGGATGCCTTGCAAAGGCTGGGATACAGGGTGGAGGGTCTTTATATAGACCTTGGTATAGGTGAGTATTCTCAGAGGTCAAGACTTGCCTGTGAAAGGTTTGCAAGGGAGAGAGGGCTTGAGCTTTATGTGTTGGAGCTAAGAAAAGAGATTGCTACCATACCAGAGATAAAAGAGGTGGAAAGCAGACCTGCCTGTTCCTTCTGCGGACAGCTCAAGAGATACTACATGAACCGCTTTGCAAGGGAGAAGGGTTACCATGTGATAGCTACGGGACACAACCTTGATGATGAAAGTGCAACCCTTCTCTCCAACGTGCTAAGCTGGAACATGGGTTATCTCTCAAGACAGTTTCCAGTCTTGTTAGAAGGAGATGGTTTTGTGAGGAAGGTAAAGCCTCTTGTGAAGTTTACAGAAAAGGAAAACGCCCTATATGCCTTTCTTTCTGACATTGAATATGTGGAAGAGGAATGTCCTTTCTCGGAGGGTGCAAGCTCCATAGAGTATAAGAGGATACTTTCACAGATAGAAGAAAAAAGCCCAGGCACAAAGCTCCGCTTTTACATGGACTTTTTGAGAAGGCTCCATTCCCTACTCCGGTCTGAAGAGGTGAACCTGAGACCTTGCAGAGTATGCGGAGAGCCTACCAGTGCAGAGGTCTGTTCTGTTTGCAGACTCAGAGAAAGGCTCAGCTCAAGGCTTTTGTCATCCTCACCCAGTAGTTAA
- the metF gene encoding methylenetetrahydrofolate reductase [NAD(P)H] — MKIGDYLRQGKFSVSFEFFPPKTSEGEEELFQTIKSLQQLNPTFVSVTYGAGGSTRDRTRRVVERIHKETNLTVMAHLTCIAHTKEDLYEILKGYAQIGIENILALRGDIPANMPDFKPPEGACKHGSELVRFIRENFGKTFSIGVASYPEGHPESPNMEWEIRYFKQKVEAGADFSITQMFFDNSYFYRFLELCQRAGIDIPIIPGVMPITNFRQIQKFASMCGAEIPQNLVERLEPYAEDPEETLRIGVDFAIEQCLDLLDNGVQGLHFYTLNKSKATLLVYEGIKGALKT, encoded by the coding sequence TTGAAGATAGGAGATTATCTAAGGCAGGGTAAGTTTAGCGTATCCTTTGAGTTTTTCCCTCCAAAGACCTCAGAAGGAGAAGAGGAGCTTTTCCAGACCATAAAGAGCCTTCAGCAGTTAAACCCTACCTTTGTATCCGTCACCTATGGAGCAGGTGGAAGCACAAGGGACAGAACAAGAAGAGTAGTAGAAAGGATCCACAAAGAAACAAACCTCACCGTGATGGCACACCTTACCTGCATAGCCCATACAAAGGAAGACCTATATGAGATACTCAAAGGCTACGCTCAAATAGGGATAGAAAACATATTAGCCCTTAGAGGAGACATTCCTGCAAACATGCCAGATTTTAAGCCTCCAGAGGGTGCCTGCAAACACGGCTCTGAGCTTGTAAGGTTTATAAGGGAAAACTTTGGAAAGACCTTCTCCATAGGCGTTGCCTCTTACCCAGAGGGACATCCAGAATCTCCCAACATGGAGTGGGAGATAAGATACTTCAAGCAGAAGGTAGAGGCAGGTGCGGACTTTTCCATAACCCAGATGTTCTTTGACAACTCCTATTTCTATAGGTTTTTAGAGCTCTGCCAAAGGGCTGGCATAGACATACCTATAATACCAGGCGTTATGCCCATCACCAACTTTAGGCAGATACAAAAGTTTGCCAGCATGTGCGGTGCGGAGATACCTCAGAACCTTGTGGAAAGGCTTGAACCATACGCAGAAGACCCAGAGGAGACCCTTAGAATAGGCGTGGACTTTGCCATAGAACAGTGCCTTGACCTTTTGGACAACGGCGTGCAAGGTCTGCACTTTTATACCCTAAACAAGTCAAAGGCTACACTTCTTGTATACGAAGGCATAAAAGGTGCTTTAAAAACATGA
- a CDS encoding GYD domain-containing protein, with the protein MPIYVMLTTLTDEGMKTLKHKPERIKEVDKEVMERFGVKVLAQYVVMGPYDFVNILEAPDNDTIVKMAVELGSRGTIRTLTMPAIDVDQFIKDLKELG; encoded by the coding sequence ATGCCAATTTATGTAATGTTAACCACTCTAACCGACGAGGGTATGAAAACCCTCAAGCACAAGCCCGAGAGGATAAAAGAAGTAGACAAGGAAGTGATGGAGCGCTTTGGCGTCAAAGTGCTTGCCCAATATGTGGTGATGGGACCCTACGACTTTGTGAACATTCTTGAAGCCCCCGACAACGACACCATAGTGAAGATGGCAGTGGAGCTTGGCTCAAGGGGAACTATAAGGACCCTCACCATGCCTGCCATTGATGTAGACCAGTTTATAAAGGACCTAAAGGAGCTGGGTTAA
- a CDS encoding thiamine biosynthesis protein ThiS: MKVKVSYRGQTLELEFEGERVRVGELLKALGLSREYAFVVKGEDVLEEKDTIVDGESVRVINAISGGYI; encoded by the coding sequence ATGAAGGTTAAGGTAAGCTATAGGGGACAGACCCTTGAACTGGAGTTTGAGGGCGAAAGGGTAAGGGTGGGTGAACTTCTCAAAGCCTTAGGGCTTTCAAGGGAATATGCCTTTGTGGTCAAGGGCGAGGATGTGCTGGAGGAGAAAGACACCATAGTAGACGGAGAAAGTGTAAGGGTCATTAACGCCATATCGGGTGGATATATTTAA